Proteins encoded within one genomic window of Victivallis lenta:
- a CDS encoding UTP--glucose-1-phosphate uridylyltransferase encodes MDAYQKLLNITAAAGQDQLLRFWNELSAAEKDELAGQIEAIDFPEMTNLIRDYVLSKPKTAIPDDLGPAPYFPLKPRDAEQAALYKRAAERGVELLKAGKVSCLTVAGGQGTRLGFDGPKGTYPIGPVTGRPLFAYFAESIRRAGEKFGRPLTWYIMTSLLNREATEAFFKENGFFGLAPEQVFFFTQGTMPACGYDGKLLLASKSSLSLSPDGHGGTLLALRKSGALDRMASEGVDYLSYFQVDNPLVPVVSPLFLGLHDLEQSEMSAIMLAKTGPFEKLGNFCVTNGRLEIIEYSDLPAALAESRNPDGSLRFIAGSPAIHMISRSFIEQLTVGGSLKLPWHRADKKVPYVDDTGCLIKPDAPNAVKLESFIFDAMPLAKRTMVLEGDRSSVFAPTKNPTGVDSVESCREMLIERDAKRLEAAGVRIPRTADGRVDAKIELSPLAVFDDEDAAAYVASHGLTEIARGAELSLD; translated from the coding sequence ATGGACGCCTATCAGAAACTTTTGAACATAACCGCGGCCGCCGGGCAGGATCAGCTCCTGCGCTTCTGGAACGAGCTTTCCGCCGCGGAGAAGGATGAACTCGCCGGGCAGATCGAAGCGATCGATTTCCCCGAAATGACGAACCTGATCCGCGATTACGTGCTCAGCAAGCCGAAAACGGCGATTCCGGACGATCTCGGCCCGGCTCCCTATTTCCCGCTGAAGCCGCGCGACGCGGAACAGGCCGCGCTTTACAAGCGCGCCGCCGAACGCGGCGTCGAGCTCCTGAAAGCCGGCAAGGTCAGCTGCCTGACCGTCGCGGGCGGCCAGGGCACCCGGCTCGGCTTCGACGGTCCGAAGGGGACTTACCCGATCGGCCCGGTCACCGGCCGGCCGCTTTTCGCGTACTTCGCCGAGTCGATCCGGCGCGCCGGCGAAAAATTCGGCCGGCCGCTGACCTGGTACATCATGACCAGTTTGCTGAACCGCGAAGCGACCGAGGCGTTTTTCAAAGAGAACGGATTTTTCGGGCTCGCGCCGGAGCAGGTGTTCTTCTTCACGCAGGGAACCATGCCGGCCTGCGGTTACGACGGCAAGCTGCTGCTCGCTTCGAAGTCGTCGCTCTCGCTTTCTCCGGACGGACACGGCGGCACGCTGCTCGCGCTGCGCAAATCCGGCGCGCTCGACCGGATGGCATCCGAGGGAGTCGATTATCTCTCCTACTTCCAGGTCGACAATCCGCTGGTTCCGGTGGTCTCCCCGCTGTTCCTCGGGCTGCATGACCTTGAACAGTCCGAAATGTCCGCCATCATGCTGGCCAAAACCGGCCCGTTCGAAAAGCTCGGCAACTTCTGCGTGACCAACGGCCGGCTCGAAATCATCGAGTACAGCGACCTGCCGGCCGCCCTCGCCGAAAGCCGGAATCCGGACGGATCGCTGCGTTTCATCGCCGGCAGCCCGGCGATCCATATGATTTCGCGCAGCTTCATCGAGCAGCTGACCGTGGGCGGCAGCCTGAAGCTGCCGTGGCACCGTGCCGACAAGAAGGTCCCGTACGTGGACGACACCGGCTGCCTGATCAAGCCGGATGCACCGAATGCGGTCAAGCTCGAATCGTTCATCTTCGATGCAATGCCGCTCGCGAAGCGGACCATGGTGCTCGAAGGCGACCGCAGCTCCGTTTTCGCTCCGACCAAGAATCCGACCGGGGTCGATTCGGTCGAAAGCTGCCGAGAAATGCTGATCGAGCGCGACGCGAAGCGGCTCGAAGCGGCCGGCGTCCGGATTCCGCGCACGGCCGACGGCAGAGTCGATGCGAAAATCGAGCTTTCGCCGCTGGCGGTCTTCGACGACGAGGACGCAGCCGCTTACGTCGCCTCGCACGGGCTCACCGAGATCGCCCGCGGCGCGGAACTCTCGCTGGATTGA